One region of Chryseobacterium muglaense genomic DNA includes:
- a CDS encoding IS4 family transposase: MFTTHFTNKKKTSQGDKSSQLSAVLKDNLEKNNAKINKARLQLISMCILALCKVQTVSFHKLALAFESDGKADSSLRRLQRFIADFDLCSDLIAKIIFGLLPEKTNLKLVIDRTNWKFGKQNINIFMLGITYRNVAFPLLFMMLDKQGNSNSQERIALIKRFVGFFGKKCIDCILADREFVGEEWIKFLNEQKLRYYIRIRNNFKVFLPKKNSTVPVSWLFNGLKVGQVIHYPKIVKINGEYCYLSATLTQKRGEKPELLIIISYNKNEQSLLNYKERWQIETCFKAMKSSGFDIENTHLQDLERIEKLLCLVMIAFLWCYKIGDYLDRSVKAIPIKKHGHRAKSVFKYGLEFVSEILQNPYRKNFQQILQIFVM; this comes from the coding sequence ATGTTTACAACGCATTTTACTAATAAAAAGAAAACCAGTCAAGGGGATAAAAGTAGCCAATTATCTGCAGTTTTAAAAGATAATCTCGAAAAAAATAATGCTAAAATTAATAAAGCAAGATTACAACTCATTTCGATGTGTATTTTGGCTCTTTGCAAAGTACAAACGGTGAGTTTTCACAAACTAGCCTTGGCTTTTGAAAGCGATGGCAAAGCAGATTCTTCCCTTCGCAGACTGCAACGGTTTATCGCAGATTTTGACTTATGCAGCGATTTAATTGCTAAAATTATTTTTGGATTACTCCCGGAAAAAACAAACTTAAAACTCGTTATAGACCGCACCAATTGGAAGTTTGGGAAACAAAATATCAATATTTTCATGCTGGGAATCACCTATCGAAACGTTGCTTTTCCATTGCTCTTCATGATGTTGGATAAACAAGGTAATTCGAATTCACAAGAAAGAATTGCTTTAATAAAGCGGTTTGTAGGCTTTTTTGGAAAAAAATGTATCGACTGTATTTTAGCAGACAGAGAGTTTGTGGGAGAAGAATGGATTAAGTTTTTGAACGAGCAAAAACTACGCTATTACATCCGCATTCGAAACAATTTTAAGGTATTTTTGCCCAAAAAAAACAGTACAGTTCCTGTAAGTTGGCTTTTTAACGGGTTAAAAGTAGGGCAAGTCATCCATTATCCAAAAATCGTAAAGATTAACGGTGAATATTGTTATTTATCTGCAACTTTAACCCAAAAAAGAGGTGAAAAACCGGAATTACTCATCATTATCAGTTATAATAAAAATGAACAATCGTTATTAAATTACAAAGAAAGATGGCAAATTGAGACCTGTTTCAAAGCAATGAAATCCAGTGGTTTTGATATAGAAAACACGCATTTACAAGACTTAGAGCGGATAGAAAAATTACTATGCCTGGTTATGATCGCTTTTCTTTGGTGTTACAAAATAGGAGATTATTTGGACAGAAGCGTGAAAGCGATCCCTATAAAAAAGCACGGTCATAGAGCAAAGTCGGTGTTCAAATATGGCTTAGAGTTTGTGTCGGAAATCTTACAAAACCCTTACAGAAAGAACTTTCAACAGATTTTGCAAATTTTTGTCATGTAG
- a CDS encoding NACHT domain-containing protein encodes MYKKGGEFEIIAIDFLENIFKELGYEITRKRIQNSGSQDGYDDLIEIVDNKFRSYTIYSECKDYSSKPSYLQAIEKIPHIISTHKNIDLLLFISPYQDFSNTNENSKVEGFYQVINDVCPVEFLVPESFVEEYFTLYPDLYKKIYGKSIVALPAEERVELLKRFEKLIFSSRNLKRIVIEEEDRTQFILKNTNDEFHIGRNFRRFQQRNRYILENPDYYINLEDYLNSSEFGVVVLGNPGYGKSEELRNFSVTLWESREVNQKIPKFQSLKNFSTDTVIENLLPKDYKHIFDLVVIFDGLDEVHNIIDFTNKLRNFISDKEALIKKNRIKFVISCRTSIYNKCIKDLGNLEVCFLNEVTEGAAARFLLNKYNLDLRVVSGFNFFKYRDILENPFYLKLLGNHYKNSGKVLLNKSRLIEKYVEYRLDEDEIKKFRNDISFDKSEILETSKKIALAMESMQKTSISQSEITYLCGKRLDLFKNPFLEESIEKDIWSFEHKNIQEYFVAKVLAGLEFDEIIYLLRIDEKINKIHPTWINVIFFLLNLDLKDHTYNQLVNWISKYDFQFIFAADPIRISDDIKIKCLHQLFEENCVKNTLWIDDSFEIGIFGNVEENVNYLINNAKDKNLHTRARISAVNLLSQMSYSSKQSSEIKQLILMIFDEFEIDMDDNLYFLQESIGLIKNAGLKNDLVFYQEIFDKVKPYDYKEIVDALINSIPEELLESNLDYFLDILKKSIRENQWNYISKTRNIISRKESIFATFKKINNVQPLLKIYSFLIDRHKNDDIRESLIKDFLLHLQNVFSGDIKIKNYLVNIISDAVVGDKIRYYEDDLLIDLVKSCSISKEVFDKIFCLFSGNYSQKSFLAEIIEEDSFPQIVQKYNESNLNDDFINGFRNIMVNRDVDLTILFEKAIEGNTKFRFDEKIDKEEIAARYQLYSTNQQREFDVLFDNYQLQKQINEIFRFKKKKQLSFKDMANFFSTYHNNEALRKIVTNNARELLGKILGKIIGANGSLNLVDLPAYIEACDLTIMISIKNVLPKDNEHITISSQQVEFIKNWCMANTERVNTAYEKYMSNGTLWNDEDSLIFKTIYHFQRYFKFDLSEEIILNMIWVQSFKNNLSLDFIPENFPKDKVDKRIIDNANSTTEISSLYSYLYYLKENQIDLGVIEIDIKQLTRDSLLSNDDYYPTKFIELLYSDDINFLQELTDFKYLKPKRYFIDSILNLLAKQGKYEFVATYLSKNYDNLINTNVMEEANIIKNLIMINNALGFKKLLKLVMQNPEQYVNIDNHFHNATWQRYSNINSIDDLISILNVSMLNYDKEKINRSHYSPIRISTEAIVNICNNQDSKICESVLIKLNELDLNKIIAFGGDLFYINKLKKDVQEIFLNHKSTPYSPKKAHRFIRDNEHIFFT; translated from the coding sequence ATGTATAAGAAAGGAGGTGAATTTGAAATTATTGCTATTGATTTTCTCGAAAATATTTTTAAAGAATTAGGTTATGAAATTACCAGGAAAAGAATTCAAAATTCTGGTTCACAAGATGGATATGATGATCTCATTGAGATTGTAGATAATAAATTTAGAAGCTATACTATATATTCTGAATGCAAAGACTACAGCAGTAAGCCTAGTTATCTTCAAGCAATTGAGAAAATACCTCACATTATTTCTACACATAAAAATATTGATTTACTTCTATTCATTTCGCCCTACCAAGATTTTTCTAATACAAATGAAAATTCTAAAGTTGAGGGCTTTTATCAAGTCATCAATGATGTGTGCCCCGTCGAATTTTTAGTTCCAGAATCGTTTGTTGAGGAATATTTTACTTTATATCCGGATCTTTATAAAAAGATTTACGGAAAAAGTATAGTTGCTCTACCAGCGGAAGAGCGTGTAGAGCTACTTAAACGATTCGAAAAGCTGATCTTCTCAAGTAGAAATTTAAAAAGAATTGTTATAGAAGAGGAAGATAGAACACAATTCATTTTAAAAAATACTAACGATGAATTTCATATAGGAAGAAATTTTAGAAGATTTCAGCAGCGAAACAGATACATTCTTGAAAATCCAGATTACTATATAAATTTAGAAGATTATCTTAATAGCTCCGAATTCGGAGTTGTTGTGTTAGGAAATCCCGGTTATGGAAAGAGTGAGGAACTTAGGAATTTTTCTGTTACGTTGTGGGAAAGTCGTGAAGTAAATCAGAAGATTCCAAAATTTCAGTCTTTGAAAAATTTTAGTACTGACACTGTAATTGAAAATTTGTTACCTAAAGATTACAAGCATATTTTTGATTTGGTAGTCATATTTGATGGACTGGATGAAGTACACAATATCATAGATTTTACAAATAAACTGCGGAATTTTATTTCAGATAAAGAAGCTTTGATTAAAAAAAACAGGATTAAATTTGTTATAAGTTGCAGGACAAGTATATATAATAAGTGTATTAAAGATTTAGGCAATCTTGAGGTATGCTTCTTAAATGAAGTTACCGAAGGTGCAGCAGCACGTTTTTTACTTAATAAATACAATCTCGATCTTAGGGTCGTTAGCGGATTTAATTTTTTTAAATATAGAGATATATTAGAGAATCCATTTTACTTGAAGTTATTAGGGAATCACTACAAAAATAGTGGCAAAGTATTACTTAACAAATCCAGACTAATTGAGAAGTATGTAGAATATCGTTTGGACGAGGACGAAATAAAAAAATTCCGTAACGATATTAGTTTTGATAAATCCGAAATTTTGGAAACCTCCAAAAAGATTGCATTAGCAATGGAATCTATGCAGAAGACGTCCATTTCTCAAAGTGAAATTACTTATCTCTGCGGAAAAAGACTGGATCTCTTTAAGAATCCATTCCTTGAAGAATCGATAGAAAAAGATATTTGGAGCTTTGAGCACAAAAATATTCAGGAATATTTTGTTGCAAAAGTTTTAGCAGGTTTGGAGTTTGATGAAATAATCTATCTATTAAGAATTGATGAAAAAATAAATAAAATTCATCCGACCTGGATCAATGTCATATTCTTTCTTCTCAATCTAGATTTAAAAGATCATACCTACAATCAGCTTGTCAACTGGATTAGCAAATATGATTTTCAATTTATTTTTGCAGCAGATCCTATCCGTATATCAGATGATATCAAGATTAAATGTTTACATCAGCTATTTGAAGAAAACTGTGTTAAAAATACACTCTGGATCGATGACTCTTTTGAAATAGGGATTTTTGGTAATGTGGAAGAAAATGTAAACTATTTGATCAATAACGCAAAAGATAAAAATCTTCATACCAGAGCAAGAATTTCAGCTGTTAACTTACTTTCACAAATGTCATATTCCTCAAAACAGAGTAGTGAAATCAAGCAATTGATTTTAATGATTTTTGACGAATTTGAAATAGATATGGATGATAATCTTTATTTCCTTCAAGAAAGTATAGGATTGATTAAGAATGCTGGTCTTAAAAATGACTTAGTCTTTTACCAGGAAATTTTTGATAAAGTAAAACCATACGATTACAAAGAAATTGTCGATGCGTTAATCAATTCGATTCCGGAAGAATTACTGGAATCAAACCTAGATTATTTTCTAGATATTTTGAAGAAATCTATAAGAGAAAATCAATGGAACTATATTTCTAAAACTAGAAATATAATATCAAGAAAGGAAAGTATTTTTGCCACCTTTAAGAAAATTAATAATGTTCAGCCACTATTAAAAATATATTCATTTTTAATTGACAGGCACAAAAATGATGATATTAGAGAAAGTCTGATAAAAGATTTCTTACTTCATTTGCAAAATGTTTTTAGTGGAGATATTAAGATAAAGAATTACTTGGTCAACATAATATCTGATGCTGTGGTTGGTGATAAAATTAGATATTATGAAGACGACCTTTTAATAGATTTAGTAAAGTCTTGTTCAATTTCGAAAGAAGTTTTTGATAAAATTTTCTGTCTCTTTTCTGGAAATTATTCTCAAAAAAGTTTTCTCGCAGAAATTATTGAAGAAGATTCCTTCCCACAAATTGTTCAGAAATACAACGAAAGTAATCTGAACGATGATTTCATCAATGGTTTTAGAAACATTATGGTGAATCGGGATGTTGATTTGACCATCCTGTTTGAGAAAGCAATCGAGGGTAATACTAAATTCAGATTTGACGAGAAAATTGACAAAGAAGAGATAGCAGCGAGATATCAATTATATAGTACTAATCAACAAAGGGAGTTCGATGTTTTATTTGATAACTACCAGTTGCAAAAGCAAATAAATGAAATCTTTCGTTTCAAAAAGAAAAAACAGCTTTCATTTAAAGATATGGCTAATTTCTTCAGTACTTATCATAATAATGAAGCTCTTCGAAAGATTGTTACTAACAATGCAAGAGAGTTACTGGGAAAAATTCTAGGAAAAATAATTGGAGCGAATGGTAGTTTAAATCTTGTTGATCTGCCTGCATATATTGAAGCTTGTGATCTGACTATAATGATTTCCATTAAAAATGTCTTACCAAAGGATAATGAACATATTACAATATCTTCACAACAAGTGGAATTTATTAAAAATTGGTGTATGGCAAATACCGAAAGAGTAAATACCGCTTATGAAAAGTATATGTCTAATGGCACACTTTGGAACGATGAAGATTCTCTGATTTTTAAAACAATTTATCATTTCCAGAGATATTTCAAATTCGACTTGAGTGAAGAAATAATTCTGAATATGATTTGGGTGCAAAGTTTTAAAAATAATTTGAGCTTAGATTTTATTCCTGAGAATTTTCCTAAGGATAAAGTTGACAAAAGGATAATAGATAATGCTAATAGTACAACAGAGATCAGTAGCTTATATTCTTATCTATACTATCTAAAAGAGAACCAGATTGATCTGGGCGTAATAGAGATAGATATTAAACAATTGACAAGAGATTCTTTATTGTCTAATGATGATTATTATCCAACAAAATTTATCGAATTATTGTACAGTGACGATATCAATTTTCTACAAGAACTCACCGATTTTAAGTATTTGAAACCCAAAAGGTATTTCATAGATTCTATTTTAAATCTTTTAGCAAAGCAGGGAAAATACGAGTTTGTCGCAACTTATTTAAGTAAGAATTATGATAACCTTATCAATACGAATGTAATGGAAGAGGCTAATATTATCAAAAATCTTATAATGATCAATAATGCGTTAGGTTTCAAAAAACTTCTAAAATTAGTTATGCAGAACCCCGAACAATATGTTAATATTGATAATCATTTTCACAATGCTACTTGGCAACGTTATTCAAATATAAACTCGATTGATGATCTAATTTCGATTCTCAATGTAAGTATGCTGAACTATGATAAAGAAAAAATAAATCGTTCACACTATTCACCGATAAGAATTTCTACAGAAGCTATAGTAAATATTTGTAATAATCAAGATTCAAAAATTTGTGAATCAGTTTTGATCAAACTTAATGAATTGGATCTAAATAAAATCATTGCTTTCGGAGGTGATCTATTCTACATCAATAAACTTAAAAAAGATGTGCAGGAAATCTTTTTAAACCATAAATCTACTCCATATAGTCCTAAAAAAGCTCACAGGTTTATTAGAGATAACGAACACATATTTTTTACTTAA
- a CDS encoding DUF4238 domain-containing protein, with amino-acid sequence MVGKDLTRNNHYVPQWYQKGFAIDSNHLHYLDLRPEQKILPNGTTIKFNERKLLPFSKCFFEFDLYTTFFGPLTSDIIERELFGKIDDEGSRAVRAFIDGSESERHFRFQDFFKYVDTQKSRTPKGLSWLKKKYSHLDQTQLMIEMEAVQQINITIWYEAVREIVSAENSNIKFIVSDHPVTTYNYACPPESDQCSYPNDPSIALKSSQTIFPLDKDHCLILTNYEYAEKPDLDDPLSKRTNARHFGETMVRTNAFIRSRKLNDRQVQEINFVIKQRAGRFIGAAQKDWLYPESDVTINWESAKQTLLPPSDEVFEFGGEMFAGYADGSTYSQDAFGRTVEDSSFFYKELPKGEPHLNDICPCGQGKSYKDCCSGKPEPKRPAWNILSIRERNQIFYNGITDIIGLSRGKDWDDVRRELNDQQIKDIHLLFEYLWPPHTDIINLLPKADGELRAVYTGVVDWNIIPIFATTASLYFDQLIICNPFTHPTGINPEYSPVENPSVHKQQTLKNLAIFIDIFPLIDSGRINLIPDLGIFNKHLQFQTIDMSRQRHKNDLKINENEYGLLKKLLMDDYQRAMWELSEEQQKKQIRSSFPKEKEEYISEIFEYSQKKRNEDPLALLQENVLGTGGQLTKVSMSPNFEVTLLIAQLTGGIIFTDSTTRWNEILMAQVKNESGVVTEWSELIDFVKNAEFPFNIDIETATILDRKGKLKKMRQVWESIYKVVQSTDPVNIKDITERLKIHIVNAIEEAFEDLSQIEISDSKDESESEALTFKAKFDFIIPAKGIQDNNVLRLLITSGADDYLKNAPIAIFASQANNKWF; translated from the coding sequence ATGGTTGGTAAAGATTTAACTCGTAATAATCATTATGTACCTCAGTGGTATCAGAAAGGTTTTGCAATTGATTCTAATCATTTGCATTACCTTGATTTAAGGCCGGAACAAAAGATATTGCCCAATGGAACCACAATAAAATTCAACGAAAGAAAGTTGTTGCCTTTTTCTAAGTGTTTTTTTGAATTTGATTTGTATACTACTTTTTTCGGGCCTCTGACTAGTGACATTATCGAGCGGGAATTGTTTGGGAAAATTGACGATGAGGGATCTCGCGCAGTAAGAGCTTTTATTGATGGTTCCGAAAGTGAACGCCATTTTCGTTTCCAAGATTTTTTCAAGTATGTTGATACTCAAAAATCTCGCACCCCTAAAGGCCTTAGTTGGTTAAAAAAAAAGTACAGTCATCTCGATCAGACACAATTAATGATTGAAATGGAAGCTGTGCAGCAGATTAATATTACAATATGGTACGAAGCTGTTCGCGAAATCGTATCAGCTGAAAACTCAAATATCAAATTCATTGTTTCAGATCATCCGGTTACTACATATAATTATGCTTGCCCGCCTGAATCTGATCAATGTTCATACCCTAATGACCCATCGATTGCTTTAAAGTCATCCCAGACAATATTTCCACTTGACAAGGATCATTGCTTGATCTTAACAAACTATGAATACGCTGAAAAACCTGATTTAGATGACCCTTTAAGTAAACGTACAAATGCACGACACTTTGGAGAAACAATGGTTCGAACTAATGCATTTATTAGAAGTCGCAAACTGAATGACCGCCAAGTTCAAGAAATAAATTTTGTTATTAAACAGCGCGCCGGGCGTTTTATTGGTGCTGCTCAAAAAGATTGGTTATATCCTGAATCGGATGTGACCATAAATTGGGAGAGCGCAAAACAAACTTTGTTACCACCATCAGATGAAGTATTTGAATTTGGAGGTGAAATGTTTGCTGGATATGCTGACGGAAGTACTTACAGCCAAGATGCATTTGGAAGAACTGTCGAAGATTCTTCCTTTTTTTACAAGGAGTTGCCAAAAGGTGAACCACATCTAAATGATATATGTCCTTGTGGTCAGGGTAAAAGCTATAAAGACTGTTGCAGTGGTAAGCCTGAGCCGAAAAGACCTGCGTGGAATATTCTCAGTATCAGAGAGAGAAATCAGATTTTTTATAATGGAATTACTGATATTATAGGATTATCACGCGGGAAAGACTGGGACGATGTGAGAAGAGAACTTAATGATCAGCAAATTAAAGATATCCATCTTTTATTTGAATATTTGTGGCCACCTCATACAGACATAATAAATCTACTACCCAAAGCTGATGGAGAATTGCGTGCTGTTTACACTGGAGTTGTCGATTGGAATATCATTCCAATTTTCGCAACAACTGCATCTCTTTACTTTGATCAATTAATTATCTGTAATCCTTTCACCCATCCAACTGGTATAAATCCCGAATACAGTCCCGTAGAAAATCCCTCAGTACATAAACAACAAACGCTGAAAAACTTAGCTATTTTTATAGACATTTTTCCGTTGATTGACTCTGGTAGAATCAACTTAATACCTGATTTAGGCATCTTCAATAAACATTTACAGTTTCAAACTATAGATATGAGCAGGCAACGGCACAAAAATGATTTAAAAATTAATGAAAATGAATATGGTCTTTTAAAGAAACTGTTAATGGACGATTATCAAAGAGCGATGTGGGAACTATCAGAAGAGCAACAAAAAAAACAGATAAGGTCTTCATTTCCAAAAGAAAAGGAAGAATACATTAGCGAAATTTTCGAGTATTCCCAAAAAAAACGTAATGAAGATCCGCTCGCTCTATTGCAAGAAAATGTACTCGGAACTGGCGGTCAGTTGACAAAGGTTAGTATGAGCCCAAATTTTGAAGTAACCTTATTGATTGCTCAATTAACAGGCGGCATCATCTTCACGGACAGTACTACCAGATGGAATGAAATTCTTATGGCACAAGTCAAAAATGAATCGGGTGTAGTAACCGAATGGAGTGAACTTATTGATTTTGTGAAAAATGCAGAATTTCCATTTAATATAGATATCGAAACTGCAACGATATTAGATAGGAAAGGGAAATTAAAGAAAATGCGCCAAGTTTGGGAAAGCATCTATAAAGTAGTCCAATCAACAGATCCTGTCAATATTAAAGATATCACTGAGAGACTTAAGATACACATTGTCAATGCTATCGAGGAAGCATTCGAAGACTTATCACAAATTGAAATTTCTGATTCCAAAGATGAATCAGAATCAGAAGCGTTAACATTTAAAGCTAAATTCGATTTTATAATTCCAGCAAAAGGAATACAAGACAATAACGTATTGCGATTGCTTATAACTAGTGGCGCAGATGATTATCTTAAAAACGCACCTATAGCTATTTTTGCTTCCCAAGCAAACAACAAATGGTTTTAA
- a CDS encoding type 1 periplasmic-binding domain-containing protein codes for MATNFYFFDTEGNDDESYNKALHFAEKLIKASNGLRRIIYLVPSKNSTGWLDRLYGVQTVKKMFNGVNLSGATVKIETIRTYTNSYNDPSDVVICCGLNSEEIFKVQDYRHVDTIIAIPWQKENTDSWIKTAKAKKINEDLSIDKEFISTAYPEPTEIVKKAFKELTSAINTSTGINHPSDNARAKTYVRALHKYEPELNCDIVCSYLINELGWKVSHSDDIRKLIDTLNNGKYFKGGEKTGLQIHYKRWKNEADD; via the coding sequence GTGGCTACTAATTTTTACTTTTTTGACACCGAAGGAAATGATGATGAATCATATAACAAAGCTCTCCATTTTGCAGAAAAACTAATCAAAGCAAGCAATGGACTTAGAAGAATTATTTACTTGGTTCCTTCTAAAAATTCTACAGGCTGGCTGGATAGATTGTACGGAGTACAAACAGTAAAAAAAATGTTTAACGGTGTAAATTTATCAGGTGCTACTGTCAAAATAGAAACCATCAGAACCTACACAAATAGTTATAACGATCCATCTGATGTAGTGATCTGCTGTGGACTAAATTCTGAAGAAATCTTTAAAGTTCAGGATTATCGACACGTCGATACAATAATTGCTATTCCGTGGCAAAAAGAAAATACGGATAGCTGGATTAAAACTGCAAAAGCAAAAAAAATAAATGAGGATTTAAGTATCGATAAAGAATTCATCAGTACTGCATATCCGGAACCAACTGAAATTGTAAAAAAAGCATTCAAGGAACTTACTTCAGCTATTAATACCTCTACTGGTATTAATCACCCATCTGACAATGCAAGAGCAAAAACTTATGTCAGAGCTTTACACAAATATGAACCTGAACTGAATTGTGATATTGTATGTTCATACCTGATTAATGAATTAGGTTGGAAGGTTAGCCATTCGGATGATATCAGAAAATTGATCGATACTCTAAATAATGGTAAATATTTTAAAGGAGGAGAAAAAACAGGCTTACAAATTCATTATAAAAGATGGAAAAATGAAGCTGATGATTAA
- a CDS encoding SMEK domain-containing protein, whose product MISRGFIIGQLIDDLALLQQKIIFRNKIGYLDLTKVCEDFFKEILNVILDYNLSNLNANRSNEPGLDLGDLHNKIAVQVTSQRKTEKINDTLRKISEENRLIYERFIVFIIGQKQNSYAIDHALATTNNFDKDSDIIDIDFLIKHIAVADEIKLTALQKIFKREMRNVVVELEPISSDGDFESSIYNFIEAVPSTPPKNTIVYDRFYNTLSNQEFFTKLYNELAEIPRAQREYIAVIAERGQLNGWNRYEIHGIKLANILGVSEEKLFKSLSYLDDINIVRFDKDTDEFERPINKYVIRSEELNTLIKYLHEASINIRKMIVTLDFSILEENEQN is encoded by the coding sequence ATGATTTCAAGAGGATTTATTATTGGTCAGTTAATTGATGACCTCGCATTATTACAACAAAAAATTATTTTTAGAAATAAGATAGGATATCTTGATCTTACTAAAGTCTGCGAAGATTTTTTTAAAGAGATTTTAAATGTAATCTTAGATTACAATCTCAGCAATCTGAACGCAAACAGAAGTAATGAGCCGGGACTTGACCTTGGAGATTTGCATAACAAGATTGCAGTTCAGGTTACCTCTCAAAGAAAGACAGAAAAAATTAATGATACACTTCGAAAAATTTCAGAAGAAAATCGTCTTATTTATGAGCGATTTATAGTGTTTATTATTGGTCAAAAACAAAATTCTTACGCAATAGATCACGCTTTAGCAACAACAAATAATTTTGATAAGGATAGCGATATTATTGATATTGATTTTTTAATTAAACATATTGCAGTTGCTGATGAAATAAAATTAACTGCATTGCAAAAAATCTTTAAAAGAGAGATGAGAAATGTTGTTGTCGAACTGGAACCTATTAGTAGTGACGGCGATTTTGAGAGTTCCATCTACAATTTTATTGAAGCGGTTCCAAGCACGCCTCCCAAGAATACTATCGTTTATGATAGATTTTATAACACTCTTTCCAATCAGGAATTTTTTACAAAATTATACAATGAGCTGGCAGAAATTCCAAGAGCACAAAGAGAATATATTGCTGTTATTGCTGAACGCGGTCAACTAAATGGCTGGAACAGATATGAAATACACGGTATAAAACTCGCCAACATACTAGGAGTATCGGAAGAAAAGCTTTTTAAATCGCTTTCATATTTGGATGATATAAATATCGTTCGCTTCGACAAAGACACAGATGAATTTGAAAGACCCATTAACAAGTATGTAATAAGATCTGAAGAGCTAAATACCTTAATAAAATATTTGCACGAAGCATCGATTAATATAAGGAAAATGATTGTTACGCTCGATTTTTCTATACTTGAAGAAAATGAACAAAACTAA
- a CDS encoding phospholipase D-like domain-containing protein, with protein MEIEIHFEHLKEVVEKELLAAKSNVYIAVAWINFREYDGIFKAIIKNKVQINIICSDNDSNLKYSTEIENLKNAGAKVRLLEMPDTKNHMHHKFGIIDRSTILNGSFNWSSNAKKSFENILVLRDAKEEAKKFYDEFKKLELIETDIVEKLQTLKKCESCENGELFNILVFSKNSSTYFETSGDIVQVCTDCDHYYNGFNLITNNSLYILAESFNSLDEQDFLSVQDSIYDELNQYINNDKIIHAIGQVYHNLDGRDQDVFGTKILWKNKFVGDKILDDYSDQDFDVNYDSSSTF; from the coding sequence ATGGAAATTGAAATCCACTTTGAGCACCTTAAAGAAGTCGTTGAGAAAGAATTATTAGCAGCGAAATCAAATGTTTATATAGCTGTAGCATGGATAAACTTTAGAGAATATGATGGAATTTTTAAAGCTATAATAAAAAACAAGGTTCAGATAAACATTATCTGTTCAGATAATGATAGCAATCTTAAATATTCTACAGAAATTGAAAATTTGAAAAATGCAGGCGCAAAAGTAAGACTACTAGAAATGCCTGATACAAAAAACCATATGCATCATAAGTTTGGAATTATTGACAGATCAACTATACTTAACGGGTCATTTAACTGGTCAAGTAATGCAAAAAAAAGTTTTGAAAACATCCTAGTTCTGAGGGATGCTAAAGAGGAAGCAAAAAAGTTTTATGATGAATTTAAAAAACTAGAACTAATTGAAACAGATATAGTTGAAAAACTACAAACTTTAAAAAAATGCGAAAGTTGTGAAAATGGCGAACTGTTCAATATTCTAGTTTTTAGTAAAAATTCGTCAACGTATTTCGAAACTTCCGGAGATATTGTTCAAGTCTGTACTGATTGTGATCATTATTATAACGGCTTTAATTTAATTACAAATAACAGTTTATATATTCTTGCTGAAAGCTTTAACTCTTTGGATGAACAAGATTTTCTATCTGTACAAGACTCAATATATGACGAACTAAATCAGTATATCAACAATGATAAAATCATCCATGCGATAGGTCAAGTTTATCATAATTTAGACGGTAGAGATCAGGATGTGTTCGGAACTAAAATTTTATGGAAAAATAAATTTGTAGGTGACAAAATACTCGATGATTATTCTGATCAAGACTTTGATGTTAACTACGATTCTAGCAGCACTTTTTGA